GTAAATTTTTCTGCGAATAGACCGCGATTTGTCATCGCGGTCGCCTCATAAGGCTTGTCGGCCGCCATCCAATAAAACGGGGTTTCGTACAACGCTTCGGCGAGGCTCGCATAGAGAAAGAGAGTATAAGTCCCGTCCTTTTCCTTAAGGATCGGAAACGCATTTACAGCATTGAACTCATGGAGCGCGGTAAAGGTTGGGTTGCCGTCATCAGGAAAACAAAATGCAGCAAGCACCGCGTCAACTGTCGCGGGATGAATACCGGCACCAGTGACGACATCGGCCGCTGTGAATCCGAATCCACCCAACATGGTCCATTGTTCGGTCGGCAACCCTTTTAAGCTCTTGAGGGTCTTCAACAGATTTTCGCTAAGAAATTCAGAGATCGCGGTGACAACCTTCTGGGCGTCTTCTGCAGAGAACCCCTTATTCTCGGCCAACCACGTGCCATCCCTGCCATACTTCAAAACGGACAAGTCGCGGTATTGCGATGAATAAGCAGACTCCGCGCCATAAAATATTGGCTCGCGCAACAACGCCGCCCCGGTAAAGGGATTGGTCGATCCCGAAGGATCAGCAAAAGCAGCGGCCAGCGCCGCCCTTGCGGGTTCGTTTAGCGCTTCGTGCAGCTCCTTCAGAAGTACTTCTGTGCGTTCAAGATACGACTGGAGTGTCTTCTCGTCAGGGAGCGTCAGGTCGCGTGGCGCTCTAAGCATCAAGCCGATGAGCGTCGAGATTTCGGTGCGGATAAGTCGGTCGAGCGAGAACAGCTTTGCGTAATCTTCACCACGAATTACGTCGCCAAAGCCGATAACGTGATCTCGGTAGCAGAAGTGCGCGATAGCGTGAATGTAACCAGGGCTTACGCACAGGGCCGCGAGATCATCGAAGATCGCTTGTTCTGGGCGAGGGAGAAGAGCTCGAGGAATTGAAACCATGTTGAAAACTCAAGAGCAAGGGGCGGCATTCAGAATGATCAATTAAGAGTTGTAGCTCGGTGATCCGGCAGAACCAAGCCGGTATGCCCCTTTGCGTCACGGCGCAGGGCCACATGCGACGAGCCCAAACCGTGCTTGGACTGAGTCGGCTATAGGGCTCGAAAGGAGGTCTTTGTGCCCGGGCCGACGCCTGCACTGCGCGTCCTGGAATGACGGGAAGGTTGTGGTACCCCCCTTGAGCCCCACCCCGATTCGTGCGACCTCCGCCCCCAGCAAAACCCCTCATTTCGAGCCCTCGATGCACATTCTCCTGCTTGGTTCCGGCGGCCGCGAACATGCCCTGGCGTGGAAGATCGCAGCCTCTCCCCTCGTGACCAAATTCTGGTGCGCGCCCGGCAATGCCGGCATGGCGCGCGAGGCGGAGTGCGTGGCGCTCGATATCGCCGACCATGCCGCGGTGATCGAGTTCTGCAAGAAGAATGCGGTCGAGCTCGTGGTGGTCGGCCCGGAGACGCCGCTCGCTGCCGGCATCGTCGATGATCTCTCGGCCGCCGGCATCAAGGCATTCGGGCCGAGCGGCGCGGCCGCGCAGCTTGAAAGCTCCAAGGGGTTCACCAAGGCGCTCTGCACCGAATTCGGCATTCCGACCGGCGCCTACAAGCGCTTCACCAAGCCTGAGGATGCGCGCGACTACGTCAACAGCCAGGGTGCGCCGATCGTCGTCAAGGCCGACGGCCTTGCCGCCGGCAAGGGCGTCGTCGTCGCCAAGACCGTGCGCGAGGCCGAGGACGCCATCGCCATGATGTTCGAGGGCGCCTTTGGCGAGGCGGGGGCCGAGGTCGTGATCGAGGAATTCCTGCCCGGCCGCGAGATCAGCTTCTTCGCGCTCTGCGACGGCGAGACCGCCATCCCGCTCGCCTCGGCGCAGGACCACAAGCGCGTGTTCGACCATGATGTCGGCCCGAACACCGGCGGCATGGGTGCCTATTCGCCGACGCCGCTGGTGACGCCCGCGATCCACGATGCGATCATGGCGAAGATCATCCTGCCGACGGTCGCTGGCATGAAGCAGCGCGGCACGCCGTTCCGCGGCATTCTCTACGCCGGCATCATGCTGACGACGCAGGGGCCAAAGCTGTTCGAGTTCAACGTCCGCTTCGGCGATCCCGAGTGCCAGGTGCTGATGCTGCGCATGATGTCGGACATCGTGCCGGCGTTCCTCGCCGCCTGCGACGGGGAGCTCAAGCATTTCGACCTGCGCTGGCATCCGGAATCCGCGCTGACCGTGGTGATGGCGGCGAAGGGCTATCCCGGCGATTACCAGAAGGGCACGCGCATCGAGGGGCTCGATGACGCCGCCAAGGTCGATACCGTCGAGATCTTCCACGCCGGCACGGTCGAGAAGGACGGTGCGATCCTCGCCAATGGCGGCCGCGTGCTCAATGTCTGCGCGCTCGGCAAGACCGTGACGGAGGCGCAGAGCCGCGCCTATCAGGCTGTCGACCGGATCAACTGGCCGGACGGCTTCTGCCGCCGCGACATCGGCTGGCAGGCGGTGGAAGCGGAGAAGGCCAAGGGCTGACAGGCTTTTTGCCGGCCGGCGCGCGATTCCTGCGCGCGCCCGTCGGCACTCCAAGAATGCACAGGCAGGCCTTGAACTTAGCTACTGTGCATGGGGTTGTTTTCGACTTTCATGTCGAGGCGCCCCCGCGACTGACCAGACAAGGATGCAGAAAGATGTCCGATCTCGCCGACCTCTATCCCGGCTTCGCCTCGGAATGGATCAACACTTCCTTCGGCCGCATCTTCGCCCGCGTCGGCGGCAGCGGCCCGCCGCTGTTGCTGCTGCACGGCTTCTCCGAGACGCATGTGATGTGGCACCGCGTGGCGCCCGAGCTTGCCGACAGGTTCACGCTGATCATCGCCGACCTGCCCGGCTATGGCTGGTCCGACATGCCCGAGAGCGATGCGCTGCACATCCCCTACAGCAAGCGCGCGATGGCGAAAGCCATGGTCGAGGCGATGGAGCGGCTCGGCCACGTCCACTTCGCGCTCGCCGGCCACGACCGCGGCGGCCGCGTCTCGTATCGTCTGGCGCTCGATCATCCCGGCCGGCTGTCGAAGCTCGCCGTGCTCGATATCCTGCCGACCTATAATTACTGGGAGCGGATGAACCGCGCCTACGCGCTGAAGATCTATCACTGGACCTTCCTCGCCCAGCCCGCGCCGCTGCCTGAGACGCTGATATCTGGCAATGGCGAGTTCTTCCTGCGCTTCAAGATGGCGAGCCAGACCAAGTCGAAGACGCTGGATGCGATCGACAAGCGCGCGCTCGAGCACTACCTCGCCCCCTTCCGCGACCCCGCTCGCGTGCACGCGATGTGTGAGGACTACCGTGCCGGCGCCTATTTCGACTACGACCTCGACAAGGCCGATTTCGAGGCCGGCAAGAAGATCACGGTGCCGATGCTCGCCTTGTGGGGCAATGCCGGCATAGCGCAGGCCGCCGCGACGCCGCTCGACACCTGGAAGCAATGGGCGACCAACGTGGACGGCATGCCGGTGGATTCGGGGCACTTCCTCACCGAGGAGAACCCTGATGTGACCGCGAAGGCGCTGCGCGAGTTCTTCCTCGCGCCTTAGCGGCGCTCCCGAAAAAACTCCTTGAGCAGCCGCGCCGCCTCGCTCTCACCGACGCCGGAATAGACATCCGGCGCGTGGTGGCAGGTCGGCGAGGCAAAGAACCGCACGCCAGACTCGACCGCGCCGCCCTTGGGGTCGGCCGCGCCGTAATAGAGCCGGCGGACCCTTGCAAAGGAGATCGCGCCCGCACACATGGTGCAGGGCTCCAGCGTCACGTAGAGGTCGCAGTCGACGAGGCGCTCGCTGCCGATCTTCCTGGCCGCCTCGCGCAGCGCGATGATCTCGGCATGGCCGGTGGGGTCATGGTCGGTCAGCGTCCGGTTGGCGGCGGTGGCGATGACCTCGTAATTGCGGACCACCACGCATCCGATCGGAACCTCGCCCGATTTTCCGGCGTTTTCGGCCGTCCTGAGCGCCAAATCCATGAAAGAAGGGGCTTTCATGCCTCGTATCATCGCCAGAAACCTGCTAGTAGCTCCGCCTTCAGCAAGAGTGAATACCGGTTTTGCCTGAGCATGCGGCTCGGAACGAGCGCGCGCACTGCTCCCGCGCCGCCCCCTTAAGTGAGATTATTCATGCCTCGCGACAGCGACAAAGACAACGATTCCCGCGGCCGGCGAGGCCCGGCCAAAGGCGGCCGCAGCGGCAAGCCGCGCGGTCCCGAGAAGAAGTTCGCCAAGCGCGGCTTTGAGGGCAAAAGCGAGCGTAGGGACGACCGCGACAGCCGTCCGCCCCGCGGCGACCGCGACAGCCGCCCGTACCGCCGCCGCGAGGAGGGCGATGCCCCGCGCCGCGATTTCTCCGACCGCCCGCGCTTCAAACGCGACGACCGCGGCGGCGAGGGCCGCGGCGAGCGCAGCTTCAAGCCGCGGGGGGACCGTCCCTTTTCTGATCGCGGAGCGCGCGATGGCGAGAAGCGCTCCTTCAAGCCGCGCGGTGATCGCCCCTCCCATGGCCGCGACGACCGTCCGCAGCGCAGCCGGGATCGCGATGATGCGCGTCCAGCCGGTCGCTTCGGCGACAAGAAGTTCGGCGACAAGCGGCCGTATGCGCCGCGCGGCGAGCGTCCGGAGCGCAAGTTCGACGGCGAGCGAAAGTTCTCGCGCGATCGTGGCGAGCGGAGCGATTCAAAGCCGTGGCAGAAGCGCGAGGATCGTCCGCGCAGCGATCGCCCCCGCAAGAGCTTCGACAAGGATTTCGGCGGCCGCGATCGCGGCGAGGAAAAGCCCTGGCGTCAGCGCGATGATCGCCGCGAGGGCGGCCGTGGCGGCGAGGACCGTCCGCGCTTCTCGCGCTCGCGCGATGATCGGGCGTCAGGTGATCGTCCGTTCCGCGATCGGCCGAAATTCGATCGGCCGCGTGACCGCGACAGCGAACGTGGTGACCGCCCGAAATTCGATCGCCCGCGCCAGCGGCCTGAAGGCCGGATGGACTGGCAGGAGCATCCGCGCAGCGAGGGCCGCTTCCGTGATCGCCCGCGCCGCGACAACGAGGACGACAGCAGGATCTTCGAGAAGCGTCCGGCCTTCGGCGGGCGCGGCGCCTATCGCGAGCGCGACCGCGATTTCGAAGGGCGGCCGCGCCGCGACGAGGCGCCGAAGCCGAAGAAGACCGGTGAGCGCATCGCCAAGGCGCTGGCCCGTGCGGGCCTCGCCTCGCGCCGCGATGCCGAGGAAATGGTCACGCAGGGTCGCGTCACCGTCAACGGCCGTGTCATCAACTCGCCGGCGCTCGACATCACGCAGAACGACGTCGTCCTGGTCGACGGCAAGCCGTTGCCGCCGCGCGAGCGCACCCGACTGTTTCTCTATCACAAGCCGCGCGGGCTGATGACGACACATGACGATCCCGAGGGGCGTCCGACCGTGTTCGACAATCTGCCCGAAGGCCTGCCGCGGCTGATCAGCGTCGGCCGGCTCGACTTCAACACCGAAGGCCTGTTGCTGCTCACCAATGACGGCGGGCTCGCGCGCACGCTCGAGCTGCCGGACACCGGCTGGCTGCGCCGCTACCGCGTTCGCGCCCATGGCGACGTGACGCAGGCGCAGCTCGATCAGCTCAAGAGCGGCATCGAGGTCGAGGGCGTCAAATACGGTCCGATCGAGGCGACGCTGGAGCGCGACCAGGGCGCCAATGTCTGGCTGGTGTTCGCGATCCGCGAAGGCAAGAACCGCGAGGTGCGCAACGTCTGCGCCCATCTCGGGCTCGAGGTGAACCGGCTGATCCGGGTGTCCTACGGCCCTTTCCAGCTCGGCGAGATTCCCGAAGGCCAGGTCGACGAGATCAAGTCGCGCGTGCTGCGCGAGCAGCTCGGCGACAAGGTGATCGAGAAGTCGGGCGCCGAGTTCGACGTGCCCGCGAAATCCGCCGGTCGCGGTGACGAAGCGCCGAAGAAGCCGATGAAGCGCGCCGTGATCGCCGACCGCAAGGGCCGCCGCGTGCTGGTGCAGCGCACCGGCAGCGAGGAGGCGCGCGAGCGCAACGAGATGGAGGCGAACGGCTACGGCCCGCCGCGCCGTCCCAAGCGCGGCTATCACGGCAAGCGCGACCTGACGCCGCGGGAGGACTAGCTTGCGCGTCGTCGGCGGAAGGTTGAAGGGGCGCAATCTCGCCTCACCGTCCTCGCGCGACATCCGCCCGACCGCGGATCGCTTGCGCGAGTCCGTGTTCAACATCCTCGTGCACGCTTATGACGATCCGATCGAGGATGCGCGCGTGCTCGATCTCTTCGCCGGCACCGGCGCGCTCGGCATCGAGGCGTCGTCACGCGGCGCGAAGTTCACGCTGTTCGTCGACAACGGCGCGGAGGCGCGGGCGCTGCTGCGCAACAATGTGGAATCGCTGGGCCTCGGCGGCGTGACAAAAGTCTATCGCCGCGATGCCACCGATCTCGGCCCCGCCCATCCCGTCGAGCCGTTCTCGCTGGTGTTCCTCGATCCGCCCTATGGCAAGGGCTTTGCGGAGAAGGCGCTTGTGTCCCTGCGCGATGGCGGCTGGCTGACGCCGGGCGCGCTGCTGGTGGTGGAAGAGGCCAAGGCCGCGCAGTTCGTGACGCCGGAAGGGTATGAGGAATTGGAGCGCCGGGCGTACGACGACACGGAGTTTGTGTTTTTGAAGAAGCCGTAGCGCCGCTGCCGTAGGGTGGGCAGAGCGAAGCGTGCCCACCACCTGTCTCGATCATGCAGAGGTCGTGGGCACGGCGCTCTGCGCCTTTGCCCACCCTACGGCAGCGCGATTACGGCACCGTCACCTTCTCCCGAACAGCTTCTCGACATCAGCGAGCTTCAACTCGACATAGGTCGGCCGGCCGTGATTGCACTGGCCGGAGTTCGGCGTCTCCTCCATCTCGCGGAGCAGGGCGTTCATCTCCTCGGGCCGCAGCCTACGGCCGGCGCGGACCGAACCGTGGCAGGCCATGGTGGCAGCGACGTGCATCAGGCGGCGTTCGAGAGGAAGCGCCTCGTCCCATTCGGCCATGTGCTCGGAGAGATCGCGCAGCAGCCCGCCGGCATTGGTCTTGCCCAGCAGTGACGGCGTCTCGCGGACCGCGACCGCGCCCGGGCCGAAGGATTCGATCGCGAGGCCAAACGAGGCCAGCTCCTCGCTGCGCTCCAGCAGGCGCTCCACCGTGGCCTCGTCCATCTCGACGATCTCGGGGATCAGGAGGATCTGCCGCTGCACGCCGTTCGCGGCCAGCGAGGCCTTGAGCCGCTCATAGACGATGCGCTCATGCGCGGCGTGCTGGTCGACGATGATGAGGCCGTCCCGGGTCTGCGAGACGATATAGGTCTCGTGGATCTGCGTGCGCGCCGCGCCGAGCGGGCGATCGACGAGGTCCGCTACCGGCTGTGTTTCGATCCTGATGTCAGCGCTCGGGGCGCCGACATCGAACGTAGCCTGTGCGCGCTCCGCGAAGACGGGCGCGGCGGAGCCTTCGAATGACGGCATCGGCGCGACCGGAGCGGATGGCGAGGCGCGCCAGTCCCAGCCTGCCGGGCGCTGCGGCGCGAAGGCGGGCCGGAACGAGGCCAAGGCGCTCTCGCCGCTGTTGGCGGCGGTGCGGCGGCCCTCGCGCGCGAGCCCTTCCTTCAGTCCGTGCACGATCAGCGCGCGGACGAGGCCGGCATTGCGGAAGCGCACCTCGGTCTTGGCCGGATGCACGTTGGCATCGACCTCGCGCGGATCGAGCGTGACGAACAGCGCCAGCACCGGATGCCGGTCGCGCGGCAGGTAGTCGGCATAGGCCCCGCGCACCGCCCCGAGGATCAGCTTGTCGCGGACCGGGCGGCCATTGACGAAGAGATATTGCCCGAGCGCGTTGGCCTTGGTCAGCGCGGGCGCCGCTGCATAGCCGGCAACGACGACGCCCTCGCGCTCGGCGTGGACCTCGAAGGCATGGCTGCGGAACTCCGCGCCCAGGATGTCGCCGAGCCGCGTCAGGCGGCCGGCTGCGCCCGGCAACGCTGCGGCCCAGGTCACCGGCGCGCGCTCTTCGCCCGCCAGTGTGAAGGCGACGTCGGGCCGTGCCATCGCAAGTCGCCGCACCACCTCGCGGATCGCTTCCGCCTCGGTGCGGTCGGTCTTCAAGAACTTCAGCCGCGCCGGCGTCGCATAGAAGAGATCGTTGACCTCGACGCGGGTGCCGTGGGCCAGTGCCGCCGGCATGATCTCGGACTTCTCGCCGCCCTCGACCGTCAGCGCCCAGGCGTGCGGCTCGCTGGCATGCCGCGTGGTGATGGACAGCCGCGCCACCGAACCGATCGAGGGCAACGCTTCGCCGCGGAACCCGAGCGTGCGGATCTGGAGCAGATCCTCGTCGTCGAGTTTTGACGTGGCATGGCGCTCGACCGCGAGCGCGAGGTCTTTTGCGGTCATGCCGCTGCCGTCGTCGGTGATGCCGATTCGCCGGCGGCCGCCGCCATCGGTGAAGACGTCGATCCGGCTCGCGCCGGCGTCGATGGCGTTCTCGACCAGTTCCTTGACCACGCTCGCCGGACGCTCGACCACCTCGCCGGCGGCGATGCGGTTGACGACCTGTTCTGGCAATTGGCGGACGGGCATGGGCTCTGGGCTTAGGCTTGCGATCTGGATTCGCTGACGGCGCTATCTTAAGCCGTGTTGCGTCAAAAGCATGTGTTGGGCAACAGCCGTGTGGCGGGCTGGGGAAGAGGGCTGCCTATCACATTGAAGACATTGGGCGTTCGAGAAAATCGCGCAAGCCGGATCAAGCGACGTCCAGCGACCGTCCTGATTGTGGGGGGCCGGGCCGCGGTGTAGCATCGTGAAAAAATGGCAACAGGACGGGAGGACGCCATGTGCCATCTCTTCGCGCACCAGCCCCAACGCGACTACGAATCCCAGACCCGCTCTTTAAGGATCGGCGGGCACTGCACCTCGATCCGGCTCGAGATGGCATTCTGGGACACGCTGGAGGAGATCGCGGCCAAGGAGAGCATGAGCCTCGGCAAGTTCCTGACCACGCTCTACAACGAGGTTCTCGACCACCACGGCGAGGTCAACAATTTCGCCTCGCTGCTGCGGTGCTCGTGTTTGATCTACCGCTCGAAGACGATGGCGCCGGTGCAGGCGTTCAAGCCCACGGTGGCGCAAATCCTAGACGCGGCAGAGTAGTTCCACCGTCATTGCGAGCAAAGCGAAGCAATCCAGAGCCTTTCCGTTGAGGCAGTCTGGATTGCTTCGTCGCAAGTGCTCCTCGCAACGACGGGGAGAGAGCGGTGTGCCGGCCTCAAATCTCCTTCTTCTGCATCGCGCCCGCAATGTAGTCCGCCTGCCGGATCGCCAGCGCGACGATGGTCAGCGTCGGGTTGCAGGCCGCGCCGCTGGTGAACTGGCTGCCGTCCGAGACGAACAGGTTCTTGACGTCGTGGCTCTGCCCGAACTTGTTGACCACGCCATCCCTGGGCTTCTCGCTCATCCGGTTGGTGCCGAGATTGTGCGTGCTCGGATAGGGCGGGGTCGGATAGGTCACGGTGGCGCCGACGGCATCATAGACCGCGGCGCCCTGCTTGTAGGCATGGGCGCGCATCGCGACGTCGTTGGGATGATCGTCGAAATGCACGCTCGCAACCGCCTGCCCATGCTTGTCCTTGACGACGGGATCGAGCGTGATGCGGTTGGTCTCCTGTGGCATGTCCTCGCCGACCAGCCACATGCCGGCCATCCTGGGATAGCCGTCGAGTGCCGACGTGAACGATCGGCCCCAGGCGCCGGGGTTGAGGAACGCTGCCATGAAGGGCAGGCCGATCGACAACGTCTCCATCTCGTAGCCGCCGACGAAGCCGCGCTTCGGATCGTTGACGGATTCATCGCGGATGATTCCGGCCATGGTGGTGCCGCGATACATGTGCACCGATTTCTCGAAGACGGCATAGACGCTGCCGGTCATGTGCCGCATGTAGTTGCGGCCGACCTGGCCCGACGAGTTCGCAAGCCCGTCGGGGAACATGGTCGAGGCGCTGTTGAGCAAGAGCCGCGGGCTCTCGATCGAATTGCCGGCGACCGCGACGATGCGCGCCTTCTGGCGCTGCATCGCGCCGCTCTCGTCGGCATAGACCACGCCGGTGACCTTGCCGCTGGCATCGTGCTCGATCTTGACCACCATGCTGCTTGGGCGAACTTCAAGGTTGCCGGTCGCCTCTCCCTTGGGAATCTCGGTGTAGAGCGTCGACCATTTTGCGCCGGACTTGCAGCCCTGGAAGCAGAAGCCGATCTGCTGGCAGGAGCCGCGGCCGTCGCGCGGCTGGCTGTTGATGGCCATGTTGCCGGTGTGCACGGTCTTGTAGCCGAGCTTCTTGGCGCCAGCCTCCAGCACCTTGAAGTTATTGTTGCCGGGAAGTCCGGGAATGCCGTTGGTGCGGGTCACGCCCATCTTGTTCTCGGCCTTGGCGTACCATGGCTCCATCTCGGCCAGTGTGACCGGCCAGTCCAGAAGATTGGCGCCGGGAATGTTGCCATAGGTGCTCTTCACCTTGAACTCGTGCTCGTCGAAGCGCAGCGAGGCGCCGGCCCAATGTGTCGTGGAGCCGCCGACCGCCTTGACGATCCATGCGGGCAGGCCTGAGAAGTCTTTGGCGACGCGCCAAGTGCCGGACGTGGTGCGCGCATCGGTCCAGGCGAGCTGGGAAAAACTCTCCCACTCGTCGTTGACGAAGTCCTGGTTCTCGATGCGGGGGCCGGCCTCGAGGATGACGACCTTGACGCCCTTCTGCGCGAGCTCGTTGCCCAGCGTGCCGCCGCCGGCACCGGAGCCGACGATCACCACAACGCCGCTGTCGTTCAGATCGAATTTTGCCATATGCGTTCTCCTGAACCGTTGGGGTGCGATTAAGCCTTCGGCAGCCAGTCGATGTCGGCGAAGCCGCGGTTGATGTAGCCGCCGTGCTCGGCGGAAGAGCCCTCGTAGCCGAAGCGAGGCCAGACCTCTTTCTGGTTGTAGAGGGAGACGACGAGGTCGCCGCGCACCTTCTGGAAGAAGTCGCTTCCCTCGATCTCCTTCAGCAGCACCACGCGATCGGCCTCCCAGGGCACCTCGGCATAGGGCGCCTTGTGACGATCCTTCGCGTTCTGATCGAGCCTTGCGATGCCGTCGCTGATGAGAGCCTTGACGGCGGGATCCTTGGCGGCCTTGCCGTCCCACGGCTTGATCGCGATGATGTAATAGCTGTCGCCCAGCACATCGTGCGGATAGATGTCACGCGCGACCTTCAGCAGCGTCTTCATCGTCGCAGGCGAGAGCGCGGTGGCATCATCGGCCCAGGCGTCCTCGATGCTGACGGCGACGCTGGTCGCGACAGCCACGACCGGCACGGCGGTCGCCGCGCCCTTGAGAAAGACGCGGCGGCTGTGCTTGCTTCGACGATCGACTTCTCTCATGGCATTCCTCCGTGGATTTTTGTGATTTGGATTTTCTGTGATCAGCCGAAGCGTCCGCCCCGCTGGATCACCTCGATCTTGTAGCCGTCGGGATCGCTGACGAAGAAAAAGCGCGCCAGCGTCCTGCCGTCGTGCTTGAAATCGCGTAACGGGCCCGGTGCGAGCTTCTCGCGCTCGAAGCGGGCATGTTCGGCATCGAGATCCTCGACCACCACGGCGAGATGGCCGTAGCCATCGCCGAGCGCATAGGGCTCCTTGCGATCGAAATTGACCGTCAGCTCGACCTCGAAAGGTGAGGAGGGGTGACGCAGATAGATCAGGGCGAAGTCCGCGAATTTCAGGTGGTCGGCGACTTCGAGACAGAAGGCACGCCTGTAGAAGTCGAGCGAGCGCGCCTCATCCAGCACGCGGATCATGGAATGAACGGGCTTTGCCATTCAGTTCTGCTCCTTGAGGTAAGCAATGATGGCGGCGCGCGTCTCCGGCTTGGCCTGCCGGTACACCATGGTCACGCCGGGAATGACGGCTTGCGGATTGGTCAGCCATGCATCGAGCCTGGTCTCGTCCCAGGCGAAGTCCGCCTTCGCGAGGGCTTCCGAGTATTTGAAACCGTCGACCTTGCCGGCTGGGCGGCCGACGATCTTCACCAGTGGTGGGCCTTGCCGCGTCGGCTCCGACGAACTCGTGGTGTGGCACACCGCGCATTGCTGCTTGAACAGCGCCGCGCCATCCGGCGGCTTTGCGACCGGCAATGGCATTTGCGCATCGGCGATCCGCACCACCAGCACCATCGCGGTGCACAACCCCAGCACGACTGCGCGCATCGTCAAGGCTCGCCCGTCCACATCAAATCCAGTGTGCGCAAACTCTAGGCGTCGCCAAAGATGCGGTGGTAGTAGCGGGCTATTTTCGCTGCGCGCGGCATGTGGTGTTCCGCGCTGCCTTATATGCGGAGCACAATTCCGCGAAAGCGCCGTCAAATCCCTAAACGATCACCACACCATGCGCATTGCATGACAGCCGCGCCGCTCGAACTCTCTACGCGATGCGATGGCCCGGTGCAGACGAGCGGCGTGGGGAGCCGCCGAGCCACTGATCGCGAAAAAATCCAGGAGAAATGGATGAAGTTGGTGAAGACCTCGATGATCGCATGCGCCCTGTCGGCTCTCATTGCGACGCCCGTTCTCGCGCAAGGCGCCCCGCCCGCCAAGACAGGCGGCACCGTGCAAAGCAAGCCCATGCAAGGCACGATGGGCAGTGGC
This is a stretch of genomic DNA from Bradyrhizobium sp. CB2312. It encodes these proteins:
- the purD gene encoding phosphoribosylamine--glycine ligase, translating into MHILLLGSGGREHALAWKIAASPLVTKFWCAPGNAGMAREAECVALDIADHAAVIEFCKKNAVELVVVGPETPLAAGIVDDLSAAGIKAFGPSGAAAQLESSKGFTKALCTEFGIPTGAYKRFTKPEDARDYVNSQGAPIVVKADGLAAGKGVVVAKTVREAEDAIAMMFEGAFGEAGAEVVIEEFLPGREISFFALCDGETAIPLASAQDHKRVFDHDVGPNTGGMGAYSPTPLVTPAIHDAIMAKIILPTVAGMKQRGTPFRGILYAGIMLTTQGPKLFEFNVRFGDPECQVLMLRMMSDIVPAFLAACDGELKHFDLRWHPESALTVVMAAKGYPGDYQKGTRIEGLDDAAKVDTVEIFHAGTVEKDGAILANGGRVLNVCALGKTVTEAQSRAYQAVDRINWPDGFCRRDIGWQAVEAEKAKG
- the mutL gene encoding DNA mismatch repair endonuclease MutL, whose amino-acid sequence is MPVRQLPEQVVNRIAAGEVVERPASVVKELVENAIDAGASRIDVFTDGGGRRRIGITDDGSGMTAKDLALAVERHATSKLDDEDLLQIRTLGFRGEALPSIGSVARLSITTRHASEPHAWALTVEGGEKSEIMPAALAHGTRVEVNDLFYATPARLKFLKTDRTEAEAIREVVRRLAMARPDVAFTLAGEERAPVTWAAALPGAAGRLTRLGDILGAEFRSHAFEVHAEREGVVVAGYAAAPALTKANALGQYLFVNGRPVRDKLILGAVRGAYADYLPRDRHPVLALFVTLDPREVDANVHPAKTEVRFRNAGLVRALIVHGLKEGLAREGRRTAANSGESALASFRPAFAPQRPAGWDWRASPSAPVAPMPSFEGSAAPVFAERAQATFDVGAPSADIRIETQPVADLVDRPLGAARTQIHETYIVSQTRDGLIIVDQHAAHERIVYERLKASLAANGVQRQILLIPEIVEMDEATVERLLERSEELASFGLAIESFGPGAVAVRETPSLLGKTNAGGLLRDLSEHMAEWDEALPLERRLMHVAATMACHGSVRAGRRLRPEEMNALLREMEETPNSGQCNHGRPTYVELKLADVEKLFGRR
- the rsmD gene encoding 16S rRNA (guanine(966)-N(2))-methyltransferase RsmD, producing MRVVGGRLKGRNLASPSSRDIRPTADRLRESVFNILVHAYDDPIEDARVLDLFAGTGALGIEASSRGAKFTLFVDNGAEARALLRNNVESLGLGGVTKVYRRDATDLGPAHPVEPFSLVFLDPPYGKGFAEKALVSLRDGGWLTPGALLVVEEAKAAQFVTPEGYEELERRAYDDTEFVFLKKP
- a CDS encoding nuclease-related domain-containing protein; the encoded protein is MVSIPRALLPRPEQAIFDDLAALCVSPGYIHAIAHFCYRDHVIGFGDVIRGEDYAKLFSLDRLIRTEISTLIGLMLRAPRDLTLPDEKTLQSYLERTEVLLKELHEALNEPARAALAAAFADPSGSTNPFTGAALLREPIFYGAESAYSSQYRDLSVLKYGRDGTWLAENKGFSAEDAQKVVTAISEFLSENLLKTLKSLKGLPTEQWTMLGGFGFTAADVVTGAGIHPATVDAVLAAFCFPDDGNPTFTALHEFNAVNAFPILKEKDGTYTLFLYASLAEALYETPFYWMAADKPYEATAMTNRGLFAEKFTADRLERVFGSTKVLRNVDIWETKARKKKVSEIDTLVLFGDRAIVLQSKSKKLTLAARKGNDLQLRADFKGAVQDACDQAMLCSEKLISNSVTFTDSEGNEIALPSLKQVYPICAVSDHYPALSFQARQFLSFKTTSVIQTPLVCDVFFIDVVTEFLETPLRFLSYLELRARAGENA
- a CDS encoding pseudouridine synthase, whose protein sequence is MPRDSDKDNDSRGRRGPAKGGRSGKPRGPEKKFAKRGFEGKSERRDDRDSRPPRGDRDSRPYRRREEGDAPRRDFSDRPRFKRDDRGGEGRGERSFKPRGDRPFSDRGARDGEKRSFKPRGDRPSHGRDDRPQRSRDRDDARPAGRFGDKKFGDKRPYAPRGERPERKFDGERKFSRDRGERSDSKPWQKREDRPRSDRPRKSFDKDFGGRDRGEEKPWRQRDDRREGGRGGEDRPRFSRSRDDRASGDRPFRDRPKFDRPRDRDSERGDRPKFDRPRQRPEGRMDWQEHPRSEGRFRDRPRRDNEDDSRIFEKRPAFGGRGAYRERDRDFEGRPRRDEAPKPKKTGERIAKALARAGLASRRDAEEMVTQGRVTVNGRVINSPALDITQNDVVLVDGKPLPPRERTRLFLYHKPRGLMTTHDDPEGRPTVFDNLPEGLPRLISVGRLDFNTEGLLLLTNDGGLARTLELPDTGWLRRYRVRAHGDVTQAQLDQLKSGIEVEGVKYGPIEATLERDQGANVWLVFAIREGKNREVRNVCAHLGLEVNRLIRVSYGPFQLGEIPEGQVDEIKSRVLREQLGDKVIEKSGAEFDVPAKSAGRGDEAPKKPMKRAVIADRKGRRVLVQRTGSEEARERNEMEANGYGPPRRPKRGYHGKRDLTPRED
- a CDS encoding nucleoside deaminase gives rise to the protein MIRGMKAPSFMDLALRTAENAGKSGEVPIGCVVVRNYEVIATAANRTLTDHDPTGHAEIIALREAARKIGSERLVDCDLYVTLEPCTMCAGAISFARVRRLYYGAADPKGGAVESGVRFFASPTCHHAPDVYSGVGESEAARLLKEFFRERR
- a CDS encoding alpha/beta hydrolase; this encodes MSDLADLYPGFASEWINTSFGRIFARVGGSGPPLLLLHGFSETHVMWHRVAPELADRFTLIIADLPGYGWSDMPESDALHIPYSKRAMAKAMVEAMERLGHVHFALAGHDRGGRVSYRLALDHPGRLSKLAVLDILPTYNYWERMNRAYALKIYHWTFLAQPAPLPETLISGNGEFFLRFKMASQTKSKTLDAIDKRALEHYLAPFRDPARVHAMCEDYRAGAYFDYDLDKADFEAGKKITVPMLALWGNAGIAQAAATPLDTWKQWATNVDGMPVDSGHFLTEENPDVTAKALREFFLAP